One region of Streptomyces capillispiralis genomic DNA includes:
- a CDS encoding S8 family peptidase, translating to MTASHPRHRRALVIPAGMAMATALAFLPNTAATAAPAAQPAAATADATSLSYVVNVRGGHGAPAHVKKAIGEAGGTIVTTYDRIGVVVVHSSNPDFAKTVRAVRGVESAGATRTAPLPSAATTDMGTPKVLSAGEVAEAEAAEGQDPLQGLQWDLPAIKADKAHEKSLGSSKVTVAVIDTGVDDTHPDIAPNFDRAASVNCVSGKPDTSDGAWRPGASESPHGTHVAGEIAAAKNGVGMTGVAPGVKVSGIKVSNPDGFFYTEAVVCGFMWAAEHGVDVTNNSYYTDPWYFNCENDPDQKALVEAVTRASKYAERKGAVNVAAAGNENYDFAADEITDPVSPNDSTPSDRVIDPDECHDIPTQLPGVVTVAATGAKGLKSSFSNYGRGVIDIAAPGGDSTAYQTPAPPATSGLILGTLPGGKWGYMAGTSMASPHVAGVAALIKSTHPHASPALVKALLYAEADATACTDPYDIDGDGKVDAVCEGPKNRNGFYGWGMADALDAVTR from the coding sequence ATGACAGCGTCTCACCCGCGCCACCGCCGCGCGCTCGTCATCCCGGCCGGGATGGCCATGGCGACGGCGCTCGCGTTCCTGCCGAACACCGCGGCCACCGCCGCGCCGGCCGCGCAGCCGGCCGCGGCCACCGCCGACGCGACCTCGCTGAGCTACGTGGTCAACGTCCGGGGCGGGCACGGCGCGCCCGCGCACGTGAAGAAGGCGATCGGCGAGGCCGGCGGCACGATCGTCACGACGTACGACAGGATCGGCGTCGTCGTCGTCCACTCGTCGAACCCGGACTTCGCGAAGACCGTCCGTGCGGTGCGCGGGGTGGAGTCGGCCGGTGCCACCCGCACCGCGCCGCTGCCGTCCGCGGCCACCACCGACATGGGCACCCCGAAGGTGCTGAGCGCGGGCGAGGTCGCCGAGGCGGAGGCGGCGGAGGGTCAGGACCCGCTCCAGGGCCTGCAGTGGGACCTGCCCGCCATCAAGGCGGACAAGGCGCACGAGAAGTCGCTGGGCAGCTCGAAGGTGACCGTCGCCGTCATCGACACCGGTGTCGACGACACCCACCCGGACATCGCGCCCAACTTCGACCGGGCCGCGTCGGTCAACTGCGTGTCGGGCAAGCCGGACACCAGTGACGGCGCCTGGCGGCCGGGCGCGTCCGAGAGCCCGCACGGCACGCATGTCGCGGGTGAGATCGCCGCCGCCAAGAACGGTGTCGGCATGACCGGTGTCGCGCCCGGCGTGAAGGTCTCGGGCATCAAGGTGTCCAACCCGGACGGCTTCTTCTACACCGAGGCCGTGGTGTGCGGCTTCATGTGGGCGGCCGAGCACGGGGTCGACGTCACCAACAACAGCTACTACACCGACCCCTGGTACTTCAACTGCGAGAACGACCCGGACCAGAAGGCGCTCGTCGAGGCCGTCACCCGGGCGTCGAAGTACGCGGAGCGCAAGGGCGCGGTCAACGTGGCCGCGGCCGGCAACGAGAACTACGACTTCGCGGCCGACGAGATCACCGACCCGGTCTCGCCCAACGACTCCACGCCCTCGGACCGGGTGATCGACCCGGACGAGTGCCACGACATCCCGACCCAGCTGCCGGGTGTCGTGACGGTCGCGGCGACCGGTGCCAAGGGCCTGAAGTCGTCGTTCTCCAACTACGGCCGCGGGGTCATCGACATCGCCGCGCCCGGCGGCGACTCGACGGCCTACCAGACGCCGGCGCCGCCCGCGACCAGCGGTCTGATCCTGGGCACGCTGCCCGGCGGCAAGTGGGGCTACATGGCGGGCACGTCGATGGCGTCCCCGCACGTCGCGGGTGTCGCCGCGCTCATCAAGTCGACGCACCCGCACGCCTCGCCCGCGCTGGTGAAGGCGCTGCTGTACGCGGAGGCGGACGCCACCGCGTGCACGGACCCGTACGACATCGACGGCGACGGCAAGGTCGACGCGGTGTGCGAGGGCCCGAAGAACCGCAACGGCTTCTACGGCTGGGGCATGGCCGACGCGCTGGACGCCGTGACGCGGTAG